The nucleotide sequence GATTCTCTGGAGCAGCATTATAGAATAGGTAACACtaagacacacatacacacactgtctgtTACAaatcactgacactggagactccttccttaaatgTGAAATCATTTAGTTGATGTAGTAGTAGTTTTATCTGCATCTGTCCATCCGTGCGTGCAGATAACTCCGCCTTCGACCGTCATTCCCGCCGTCATACCCGCAACAGGCCTGACCGATCGGTAATGCGTTTGAAGCGAATGAAGAGGAGGGCGTGGCTTTTCTGTGTCTTTCCTTACCTGGATACACACTCGCTCCTCACTGCTGCGCAGGTGTGTGTTATGACCTTACACgtttaatagtttaataatatcattgtataataaaaataaaatgtaaaataatttcgATTCCTAAAGATGTTGGAGGGTATGAGATGTCTTttaagaaatgtgtgtgtgtgtgtgttgtaggtgTGTAAGGATTGGTGGTGTGTTGCCCGTCACCCTGCAGTGTGGACTAGAGTGACATTAGAAAATGATCGCATTTCATCAAAGGTATGAAAGatgtgaatacacacacacacacacacacacacacacaagcaatgttttaccttttttataatcatgcatgttgttgtgtgtgaagtttatggTGACTATTGCTCAGTGGTGTagccagacacacactctcatccTGCGCCACCTAAAGCCTCGATCGCGTGCCAAGAAAGAGAGTAAAGAGGAGTATCTGAAGAATACAAGGTACACAcggacggacacacacacacacacacacacacacacacatacacacacacacacacacagacatacagaaatattttaaacacatgAGCATCCGTAAGTAAGACAGCCTGGTATGCATAGACACACACGTTGTTTCTCTTTACACTCTCTTTACATAGAGGGTGTCTGGAGGAGGGGATGGAGGCGGTGCTAAGTGCAGCAGGGCGGAGTCTTGTGTCTTTGACCATCACTCATTGCCCAAATATTTTGACAGACAGGACGCTGTGGCTCGTCAGCTGCCACTGCAGAGCTCTACAGGCACTTACTTATAGGTGAGGATCAAATgcatacatgtatgtatatacacacacacacacacacacacacacacatttataaatacGCATGTACACATCTGCATATCagaaatacattattaaattatggtgtgtgtgtgtgtgtgtgtgtgtgtgtgtgtgtatagaagcTCATCTGATCCTGTGGGTCAGGAGGTGATCTGGGCTTTAGGTGCAGGATGCAGAGACATTATCAGCCTTAACATCGCTCCACTGCAGCCATGGTAAGtgttcttcatcatcatcatcatcatcatcatcatcatcatcttcaccaGCCTGGACATCACACCATTATAGCCATGGTGAGTgttcttcttcatcatcatcatcatcatcatcattaccagCCTGAACATCGCACCACTACAACCATGGTAAGTGTTTgttatcttcatcatcatcatcatcatcatcatcatcatcaccagccTGAACATCGCACCACTACAACCATGGTAAGTGTTTgttatcttcatcatcatcattaccagCCTGAACATCGCTCCACTGCAGCCATGGTAAGTGTTCTTCATCATAATTATCATCtttatcatcatcgtcatcatcatcatcatcatcaccagccTGGACATCACACCACTATAGCCATGGTGAGTGTTCTtcttcatcgtcatcatcatcatcatcatcatcattaatacCAGCCTGAACATCGCTCCACTGCAGCCATGGTGAGTGTtcttcatcattatcatcatcatcatcattatcatcatcatcaacatcattatcatcatcatcaacatcattattatcatcatcactagCCTGAACATCACACCACTATAGCCATGGTGagtgttcttcttcttcatcatcatcatcattaccagCCTGAACATCGCTCCATGGCAGCCATGGTGAGTGTTCTTTataaatatcatcatcatcatcatcatcaccatcatcacgtGCCTGAACATTACACCACTATAGCCATGGTAAGTGTTCatcatcttcctcctcctcctcctcctcctcattatcatcatcatcatcatcaccagccTGAACATCGCACCACTACAGCCATGGTGAGTGTTTgttatcttcatcatcatcatcatcatcatcatcatcatcatcaccagccTGAACATCGCACCACTACAACCATGGTAAGTGTTTgttatcttcatcatcatcatcatcatcatcatcatcaccagccTGAACATCGCACCACTACAACCATGGTAAGTGTTTgttatcttcatcatcatcatcatcatcatcatcaccagccTGAACATCGCACCACTACAACCATGGTAAgtgttttttatcatcatcaaaatcattattattatcatcatcgtcatcaccAGAAAATCACAGCACTACAGCCATGATGAGTGttctacatcatcatcatcatcatcatcatcatcattatttccAGGCTAAACATCAAATTAAACATCACTACAGCTATGGTGAGTGTTCTTATTTCTTCCTATCATCATCCTTCTCCTCCTGAATATAGCATCAATATAGCCATGGTAAGTGTTTTtcgttcatcatcatcatcatttagaGCCTGAAAATTGCACCACTTCAGCCAAGGTAACTGCtctccttcttcttcctcctcctcctcctcttcatcatcatcatcattaaactCACCATAATTTCTGTCCTAAATATCAAACTGTTACAGCCAGGGTAAgtcatcttcttctttgtcccctttcctcctcctcctcctcctcgtcatcatcatcatcattatttccCACCTGGGAATAGTTATGGACTTATGGGTGATATGGGTATAATCTACAGATACTACATGTGTTCTTTCTTTCAGCCAGCAGCCCAGTCGCTTTAGTAACCGCTGCTTGCAGACGATTGGTCGATGTTGGCCTCACCTGCATCAGGTGGGAGTGGGCGGATCCGGCTGTGGTCTTCAGGGATTATCTTCTTTGGGTGAGTGATGGGAAAGTGACACTTGGATGCTAAAATGCTAACATTTTAGGTCATTCTTTCTCTGTTACCCATATTCCCTCTGATTCCTCCACTACAGTGAGGAACTGCTCTGGGGTCTGTGTGTTGGAGTTGGACCACATGAGTGAGATGAGCCAGCAGGGGGCAGCAGAGCTATGCAGGGGAGGACTACAGCAgttacacacactcatcttcaGCTACACACCTGTTACTGCCAAAGCCATCCTGCACTTTCATAGTGTGTATAGTATAtaaacgtacacacacacacacacacacacacacacacactataattcTATATTTCTCAGCTGGATTTTCCTCATCACATTTGTTTCCAGGTGCGTGTTTAAGGCTGAAGTGTATCATCGTGCTCATGAGTTCTGAAGATTACTTTGACAACCCTGAGAGTGAAGAAGCGAAGAGAATTTTTAACGAGATGGTCAGCAGCCTGCAGGTCATAaccatgtttcttttttttttcattaataatctGAAAATTAACCAACTAATGGAGGATTTTTTCCCCCGACTGATCGTTTCCTCTTCCTCTTGTTCAGGCGCTGAAGAAGAGACCCGGCTTGTCAGACATCCTTCATGTCAGGGTGGACCAGTGTGACATTCTACCTGGCtcttaacacacaaacacacacacacactgcacattttTAGCCCTGACTCATCCCACTTTGACACTCCTCCtacacctctacacacacatccacaccaatacacacactcactctcacacactgcactttattttccacactcacacaaatacacacctaCACCTATGCAccctctctacacacacaaacacactaagcATTTTAGACTTTgtttttcatacaaatattcaTAACCTACACTTTTACACCCACACattgaacacacacaaacagaacacacacacacacactgcactttaTTCTCCATACACAAGTACATACCTACACCTATGcactcatataaaaataataaacaaaacacacacaggcttccAATTTCGTGCCATGACATTTGCCAGTGTTTCCTCGCTGGTGGCGTTTCATGCTAAACGAGCATGTTACTAACAGAAAGTTATAAGTTCTGTAAGACGATGTATACGCCTTTACATAATGATATCACTTAGACTTGATGAGTTAATGCatgcttcctgttttgttttttcgttTTCATTTCATACTCCGCCTGATCAACTGTCACGTATTTTCCACTTTTGCTCCCTTATGCACAGATCTGAGATATTTCTAGTCTAGTGTTTGATGACAGAAAACGCAGCTGTCGACTGATTGGATAAGACAAGCGcatattaatgtaataataatctgtcatatctgctttaaataattaattaattgattaattaattaattaattggacAATCATCCTTGCTtggtttttatacttttttaggTGCTTCCTAACGACTGCTCATTCTTTAATGAATAGCACATGCAAAGTTCTAGAACTAGTCCAATGTCACCTCTAGACTGAACATTCAATAAGATGAAGATAGTTAGAAGatcgtttttctttttattaccttttattttatttatgtcttcCAATGAGCACATTttattagaggaaaaaaaaacaattaaagagaATATGTCATGTGATTTGCATTCAAGTGTATATTATGTACTTTATGCAACAAATAAAAGACATTGGCGACCTGCTGTTACAAGAAAATCATCAACGAAATTTGTGTGAAGTGATGAAGTGGAAATACTGTTACCAAACCATCTGACCGCAAATTGAAAGGTCCAATTTTAGTCCAAGTTGaagaaaaaatgtcaaaatatttaAGTCACAATTGTTGTTCAGTAATGGTTATATCAGTatgaattttgtgtgatttttaaaaaaactaattcttcAAAAATCACCCGAACACGTTTAAGCAGTCACACCAGCCTGCTGCTTTGAA is from Clarias gariepinus isolate MV-2021 ecotype Netherlands chromosome 22, CGAR_prim_01v2, whole genome shotgun sequence and encodes:
- the si:ch73-290k24.5 gene encoding F-box only protein 41 yields the protein MSTVAEQPKHCPDCGELCGFGDVPINHKCQMICLTPRRKSEGALMALPAQTQISSSLLNSELSQPLHLDLMDTLSLTPSPTPPLAQLLVHQCAPSLLSSSASPSLISFSRPERAPVSTPWLARLAMEAGLQQLTLEVQEHVSMRLGTLQEEVKRRSGEVHRARRESERMEKEKQEAEEKAAKLEHQVEVSVEMLASLRQELIEREEELSLKQQEVCDLDRFVQETALKEASAKVRLQRFIENLLERAERAERQLQELHTPSHTHTDVTSPDGSFTAAGGSLHGGSYSEAGISRCCCSQCDHTGSPGHRSGLREVLCEAQCYRRNHSDMEADTDSWSVYSADSLEQHYRIDNSAFDRHSRRHTRNRPDRSVMRLKRMKRRAWLFCVFPYLDTHSLLTAAQVCKDWWCVARHPAVWTRVTLENDRISSKFMVTIAQWCSQTHTLILRHLKPRSRAKKESKEEYLKNTRGCLEEGMEAVLSAAGRSLVSLTITHCPNILTDRTLWLVSCHCRALQALTYRSSSDPVGQEVIWALGAGCRDIISLNIAPLQPCQQPSRFSNRCLQTIGRCWPHLHQVGVGGSGCGLQGLSSLVRNCSGVCVLELDHMSEMSQQGAAELCRGGLQQLHTLIFSYTPVTAKAILHFHSACLRLKCIIVLMSSEDYFDNPESEEAKRIFNEMVSSLQALKKRPGLSDILHVRVDQCDILPGS